One genomic region from Oryzias melastigma strain HK-1 linkage group LG19, ASM292280v2, whole genome shotgun sequence encodes:
- the LOC112154278 gene encoding monocarboxylate transporter 7, whose product MTLCRLKDLKLLGPNKYSAAPDGGWGWAVAAAFFLVEIFTYGTIKVFGIFLLDLMTEFEESNSRVSWIVSIAVFVMTFNGPLASVMTNRFGYQFVVMVGGLLICSGTIATGFTTSVNQIYLTYGLVAGLGYCLTFLPTVTILSKYFNRRRSLVVAVASTGESLSLFALAPAYSAIRDQIGWRHTMMLIGALQSIVIVCGVLLRPIIIEPREPDDTDANKSFPKELEALQECEHVEGSIPEDCLRKEDEMIDGYGSTGVSDLKCLQEETNALLQKDGMKEAELKPERASQEKDETNRDVEKQIINEKSSDCSKLLDFSILRECSFILYSLFGLFATLGFFAPPLYVIELSVSHGVERDRAAFMLSIMAVAEILGRFFIGWILSRRLFSGRKLLVLLACVLVMTVDLVGFTLVKEFYGLAVCCALYGFFMGTISCTHIPLLAEDDVVGIERMNSAGGVYVFIQSFAGLAGPPLGGVLVDVTNNYGAAFYSCAIGMGLSALFLGLVRPAKNGMLCRRGRSKHSALDPPNKDGCEEQSGEQRTEIRSDCLNNSLQSGDRAAVCPEDDVGH is encoded by the exons ATGACACTGTGCAGATTGAAGGATTTGAAACTCCTGGGGCCCAACAAATACTCAGCGGCGCCTGATGGAGGCTGGGGATGGGCGGTGGCAGCGGCCTTCTTCCTGGTGGAGATCTTCACTTATGGAACCATCAAGGTTTTTGGAATCTTCCTGCTGGACCTGATGACGGAGTTCGAGGAGTCCAACAGTCGGGTCTCCTGGATCGTTTCCATCGCCGTCTTCGTCATGACCTTCAACG GTCCTCTCGCCTCCGTGATGACAAACCGCTTCGGCTACCAGTTTGTGGTCATGGTTGGAGGATTGCTCATTTGCTCTGGTACCATCGCCACCGGCTTCACCACCTCCGTCAATCAGATATACCTCACGTATGGTTTAGTTGCAg GCTTAGGCTACTGTCTGACCTTCTTGCCCACCGTAACCATCCTGTCTAAGTACTTTAACCGTCGGCGGTCTCTGGTCGTGGCTGTGGCTTCCACAGGAGAGTCTCTGTCGTTATTCGCCCTGGCGCCAG CCTACTCTGCAATCAGAGACCAAATTGGCTGGCGACACACCATGATGCTGATCGGAGCTTTGCAGAGCATCGTCATCGTCTGTGGCGTGCTGCTTCGGCCGATCATCATCGAACCCAGAGAGCCCGACGACACAGACGCCAACAAATCCTTCCCCAAAGAGCTGGAAGCCCTTCAGGAATGTGAACACGTGGAAGGATCCATCCCAGAGGACTGCTTGAGGAAAGAAGACGAGATGATTGACGGCTACGGCAGCACCGGAGTCTCTGATCTGAAGTGTCTCCAGGAGGAGACGAACGCTCTACTGCAAAAAGATGGAATGAAAGAGGCGGAGCTGAAACCAGAACGAGCAAGTCAGGAAAAGGATGAGACGAACAGAGATGTTGAGAAGCAAATCATAAACGAGAAGTCCTCGGACTGTTCGAAGCTCTTAGACTTCTCCATCCTCCGCGAGTGCAGCTTCATCTTGTATTCCCTCTTCGGACTGTTTGCCACTCTGGGCTTCTTCGCCCCGCCGCTCTACGTCATCGAGCTGAGCGTGAGTCACGGCGTGGAACGCGACAGAGCCGCCTTCATGCTCTCCATCATGGCTGTGGCGGAAATCCTGGGACGATTCTTTATCGGGTGGATCTTATCGCGGAGGCTTTTCAGCGGGAGGAAGCTCCTGGTGCTCCTGGCGTGCGTCCTCGTTATGACCGTGGATCTGGTGGGATTCACTCTGGTCAAAGAGTTTTACGGACTGGCCGTTTGCTGCGCCCTGTACGGGTTCTTTATGGGCACCATATCGTGCACCCACATCCCCTTGCTGGCTGAGGACGATGTGGTGGGAATAGAGAGGATGAATTCGGCGGGGGGCGTCTACGTGTTCATCCAAAGCTTTGCCGGATTGGCCGGACCGCCGCTTGGAG GTGTGCTGGTGGACGTGACTAACAACTACGGCGCCGCGTTCTACTCCTGCGCCATCGGCATGGGGCTGAGCGCCTTGTTCCTGGGTTTAGTCAGACCCGCCAAGAACGGAATGCTCTG
- the LOC112154280 gene encoding arylsulfatase G isoform X1, with product MFNILIQFGPIMSNCHVRPLLVWMLFWTSMLPTVSNQAKKPNFIIILADDIGWGDLDANQPERKSNNTPNLNLMAEQGLRLTDFHSPASTCSPSRAAILTGRYGLRNGVTHNFAVESVAGLPLSEVTFPQLLQKEGYYTAMIGKWHLGHNGPHSPTNRGFDYYLGIPYSNDMGCTDKPGYNLPKCPPCESAGSQSIRSLHGGCYSKLGLPLIENSSIVEQPLDLWSLTDQYESAALKIIHNTSARGQPFLLYMALAHMHVPLAPAGAASEGVYAASLKEMDSLVGTIKSASDDTEKNNTLIWFTGDNGPWEQKCQYAGSVGPFTGKWQTNKGGGSAKRTTWEGGHRVPAVAYWPGRIPANASSSALLSGMDIFPTLLSLAGINPPTDRGYDGMDATSVLLRQEHVGHEFLFHPNSGAAGRFGDLQAVRAGKYKAFYITGGAEACGGATGRPQLHDPPLIFDLERDAAEETPLEVHTPEYQTVAQRIARKREELLWDIATDESVSTADYRKEESAAPCCDQRQAVCRCKTLD from the exons ATGTTCAACATTTTAATACA GTTTGGACCCATAATGTCAAACTGCCACGTCCGTCCTCTCCTGGTCTGGATGCTGTTCTGGACTTCAATGCTCCCGACGGTTTCAAATCAAGCGAAAAAGCCGAATTTCATCATCATCCTGGCGGATGACATCGGCTGGGGCGACCTGGACGCCAACCAGCCTGAGAGGAAGTCAAACAACACTCCGAATCTGAACCTAATGGCTGAGCAGGGGCTGAG GTTGACAGACTTTCACTCCCCGGCCTCGACGTGCTCTCCGTCCCGCGCCGCCATCCTGACAGGCCGCTACGGCCTACGAAACGGGGTGACCCACAACTTTGCGGTGGAGTCTGTGGCGGGACTTCCTCTGTCTGAAGTCACCTTCCCCCAGCTGCTCCAGAAGGAAGGTTACTACACCGCCATGATCGGGAAGTGGCACCTGGGACACAACGGTCCACACAGCCCGACCAACAGAG GTTTCGACTACTACCTGGGCATTCCTTACAGTAACGACATGGGATGTACCGATAAACCAGGATATAATCTACCCAAATGTCCTCCTTGTGAATCCGCTGGATCTCAGTCGATcag AAGTCTACATGGAGGCTGTTATTCCAAGCTGGGTCTTCCTCTGATTGAGAACAGCAGTATCGTGGAGCAACCTCTTGACCTGTGGAGCCTCACTGATCAATACGAGTCTGCTGCACTGAAGATTATACACAACACAAG TGCACGAGGACAGCCGTTCCTCCTCTACATGGCTCTGGCTCACATGCACGTCCCCCTGGCTCCTGCAGGAGCCGCCAGCGAAGGAGTCTACGCTGCCAGCCTCAAAGAAATGGACTCTCTGGTCGGGACGATAAAAAGCGCCTCTGATGACACGGAGAAGAACAACACTCTCATTTGGTTCACAG GAGACAACGGACCGTGGGAGCAGAAGTGCCAGTATGCAGGAAGCGTCGGGCCTTTCACAGGAAAATGGCAGACCAACAAAG GTGGCGGTTCTGCGAAGCGGACCACGTGGGAAGGAGGCCACAGGGTTCCCGCGGTGGCGTACTGGCCCGGCAGGATCCCTGCAAACGCCAGCAGCTCGGCCCTGCTGAG TGGCATGGACATCTTCCCGACTCTTCTCTCCTTGGCGGGAATAAACCCCCCAACAGACAGGGGCTACGATGGTATGGACGCCACCAGCGTCCTCTTGCGTCAGGAGCACGTGGGTCACGAG TTTCTCTTTCACCCCAACAGTGGCGCTGCGGGGCGGTTTGGGGACCTGCAGGCGGTTCGAGCTGGGAAATACAAAGCCTTCTACATCACAG GTGGAGCAGAGGCTTGTGGGGGAGCAACGGGACGCCCGCAGCTCCACGATCCGCCGCTGATATTTGATTTGGAGCGAGACGCGGCGGAGGAAACGCCCCTGGAGGTCCACACACCTGAATACCAGACAGTGGCACAGAGAATCGCTCGCAAGAGGGAGGAGCTATTGTGGGACATCGCCACGGACGAGTCTGTGTCCACAGCCGACTACAGAAAGGAGGAATCGGCGGCACCGTGCTGCGATCAAAGGCAGGCCGTTTGCCGGTGCAAAACCCTGGACTGA
- the LOC112154280 gene encoding arylsulfatase G isoform X3, giving the protein MSNCHVRPLLVWMLFWTSMLPTVSNQAKKPNFIIILADDIGWGDLDANQPERKSNNTPNLNLMAEQGLRLTDFHSPASTCSPSRAAILTGRYGLRNGVTHNFAVESVAGLPLSEVTFPQLLQKEGYYTAMIGKWHLGHNGPHSPTNRGFDYYLGIPYSNDMGCTDKPGYNLPKCPPCESAGSQSIRSLHGGCYSKLGLPLIENSSIVEQPLDLWSLTDQYESAALKIIHNTSARGQPFLLYMALAHMHVPLAPAGAASEGVYAASLKEMDSLVGTIKSASDDTEKNNTLIWFTGDNGPWEQKCQYAGSVGPFTGKWQTNKGGGSAKRTTWEGGHRVPAVAYWPGRIPANASSSALLSGMDIFPTLLSLAGINPPTDRGYDGMDATSVLLRQEHVGHEFLFHPNSGAAGRFGDLQAVRAGKYKAFYITGGAEACGGATGRPQLHDPPLIFDLERDAAEETPLEVHTPEYQTVAQRIARKREELLWDIATDESVSTADYRKEESAAPCCDQRQAVCRCKTLD; this is encoded by the exons ATGTCAAACTGCCACGTCCGTCCTCTCCTGGTCTGGATGCTGTTCTGGACTTCAATGCTCCCGACGGTTTCAAATCAAGCGAAAAAGCCGAATTTCATCATCATCCTGGCGGATGACATCGGCTGGGGCGACCTGGACGCCAACCAGCCTGAGAGGAAGTCAAACAACACTCCGAATCTGAACCTAATGGCTGAGCAGGGGCTGAG GTTGACAGACTTTCACTCCCCGGCCTCGACGTGCTCTCCGTCCCGCGCCGCCATCCTGACAGGCCGCTACGGCCTACGAAACGGGGTGACCCACAACTTTGCGGTGGAGTCTGTGGCGGGACTTCCTCTGTCTGAAGTCACCTTCCCCCAGCTGCTCCAGAAGGAAGGTTACTACACCGCCATGATCGGGAAGTGGCACCTGGGACACAACGGTCCACACAGCCCGACCAACAGAG GTTTCGACTACTACCTGGGCATTCCTTACAGTAACGACATGGGATGTACCGATAAACCAGGATATAATCTACCCAAATGTCCTCCTTGTGAATCCGCTGGATCTCAGTCGATcag AAGTCTACATGGAGGCTGTTATTCCAAGCTGGGTCTTCCTCTGATTGAGAACAGCAGTATCGTGGAGCAACCTCTTGACCTGTGGAGCCTCACTGATCAATACGAGTCTGCTGCACTGAAGATTATACACAACACAAG TGCACGAGGACAGCCGTTCCTCCTCTACATGGCTCTGGCTCACATGCACGTCCCCCTGGCTCCTGCAGGAGCCGCCAGCGAAGGAGTCTACGCTGCCAGCCTCAAAGAAATGGACTCTCTGGTCGGGACGATAAAAAGCGCCTCTGATGACACGGAGAAGAACAACACTCTCATTTGGTTCACAG GAGACAACGGACCGTGGGAGCAGAAGTGCCAGTATGCAGGAAGCGTCGGGCCTTTCACAGGAAAATGGCAGACCAACAAAG GTGGCGGTTCTGCGAAGCGGACCACGTGGGAAGGAGGCCACAGGGTTCCCGCGGTGGCGTACTGGCCCGGCAGGATCCCTGCAAACGCCAGCAGCTCGGCCCTGCTGAG TGGCATGGACATCTTCCCGACTCTTCTCTCCTTGGCGGGAATAAACCCCCCAACAGACAGGGGCTACGATGGTATGGACGCCACCAGCGTCCTCTTGCGTCAGGAGCACGTGGGTCACGAG TTTCTCTTTCACCCCAACAGTGGCGCTGCGGGGCGGTTTGGGGACCTGCAGGCGGTTCGAGCTGGGAAATACAAAGCCTTCTACATCACAG GTGGAGCAGAGGCTTGTGGGGGAGCAACGGGACGCCCGCAGCTCCACGATCCGCCGCTGATATTTGATTTGGAGCGAGACGCGGCGGAGGAAACGCCCCTGGAGGTCCACACACCTGAATACCAGACAGTGGCACAGAGAATCGCTCGCAAGAGGGAGGAGCTATTGTGGGACATCGCCACGGACGAGTCTGTGTCCACAGCCGACTACAGAAAGGAGGAATCGGCGGCACCGTGCTGCGATCAAAGGCAGGCCGTTTGCCGGTGCAAAACCCTGGACTGA
- the LOC112154152 gene encoding WD repeat domain phosphoinositide-interacting protein 1 has product MESQDAPESPGLHRGFICASFNQDTTSLSVGTKTGYRLFSVTAVDKLECIHEGVECPDIYIVERLFSSSLVVVVSLSMPRRMNVYHFKKGTEICNYSYSNNILSVRLNRQRLVVCLEESIYIHNIRDMKLLKTLLNTPVNPSGLCALSVNQTNSYLAYPGSATMGEITIYDANSLSTVTLIQAHDSPLAALTFNASGSKLASASEKGTVIRVFSIPEGQKLFEFRRGMKRYVSISSLSFSADAQFLCASSNTETVHIFKLEQHSPSQEEESPTWSTYVGKMFTAASTYLPTHVSDMMHQDRAFATVRLNMFGLKNICALATIQKLPRLLVASSDGFLYIYNVDPQDGGECVLVQKHRLFETSGEQDEPEEEESPEDVCPQPAGQSYAATVALPSTPPSSTTLIGYSEEGGAQKGEVIPEHELAEGPICLDDENEFPPVSNQSN; this is encoded by the exons ATGGAGTCCCAGGACGCGCCGGAGAGCCCCGGACTACACCGAGGCTTCATCTGTGCCTCGTTCAACCAGGACACCAC CTCCTTGTCTGTGGGCACCAAAACTGGTTACCGGCTCTTCTCTGTCACAGCTGTGGACAAACTGGAATGCATCCATGAGGGAG TGGAATGTCCGGACATCTACATTGTGGAGCGGCTGTTCTCCAGCAGCTTGGTGGTGGTGGTCAGCCTCTCCATGCCCAGGAGGATGAATGTTTACCACTTTAAGAAGGGCACAGAGATCTGTAACTACAGCTACTCTAACAACATCCTCTCCGTCAGGCTCAACAGACAG CGGCTGGTGGTGTGTCTGGAAGAGTCCATCTACATCCATAACATCAGAGACATGAAACTGCTCAAGACCCTCCTCAACACCCCCGTCAACCCATCAG GCTTGTGTGCCCTTTCTGTCAACCAGACTAACTCCTACCTGGCGTACCCCGGCAGTGCCACCATGGGGGAGATAACCATCTATGATGCCAACAGCCTG agCACGGTGACTCTGATCCAGGCTCACGACAGCCCTCTGGCAGCACTCACCTTCAACGCCTCTGGCTCCAAACTAGCCAGCGCATCAGAGAAA GGAACTGTAATCCGAGTCTTCAGCATCCCTGAAGGTCAGAAGCTGTTTGAATTTCGGCGAGGGATGAAGAG ATATGTTAGCATCAGCTCGCTGTCCTTCAGTGCAGACGCTCAGTTCCTGTGCGCCTCCAGCAACACAGAGACCGTCCACATCTTCAAGCTGGAGCAGCACAGCCCCAG TCAAGAGGAAGAATCTCCAACCTGGTCAACCTACGTTGGCAAAATGTTCACCGCCGCCAGCACCTACCTGCCCACCCACGTGTCGGACATGATGCACCAGGACCGAGCTTTCGCCACCGTTCGCCTCAACATGTTCGGCCTGAAGAACATTTGTGCTCTTGCTAC AATCCAGAAACTTCCCAGACTGCTGGTGGCGTCCTCGGACGGGTTCCTTTACATCTACAACGTGGATCCCCAGGATGGAGGCGAGTGTGTCCTCGTTCAGAAACACAG ACTCTTTGAAACCAGCGGAGAACAAGATGAACCTGAAGAAGAAGAGAGCCCAGAGGACGTCTGTCCACAGCCAGCCGGTCAGTCCTACGCCGCCACCGTGGCGCTCCCATCCACGCCGCCATCGTCCACCACGCTCATAG gctattctgaagAGGGCGGAGCCCAGAAGGGAGAGGTCATCCCTGAGCACGAACTGGCTGAAGGCCCCATTTGTCTGGATGACGAAAACGAGTTTCCTCCCGTTAGCAACCAGAGTaactaa
- the LOC112154280 gene encoding arylsulfatase G isoform X2, giving the protein MFNILIQFGPIMSNCHVRPLLVWMLFWTSMLPTVSNQAKKPNFIIILADDIGWGDLDANQPERKSNNTPNLNLMAEQGLRLTDFHSPASTCSPSRAAILTGRYGLRNGVTHNFAVESVAGLPLSEVTFPQLLQKEGYYTAMIGKWHLGHNGPHSPTNRGFDYYLGIPYSNDMGCTDKPGYNLPKCPPCESAGSQSISLHGGCYSKLGLPLIENSSIVEQPLDLWSLTDQYESAALKIIHNTSARGQPFLLYMALAHMHVPLAPAGAASEGVYAASLKEMDSLVGTIKSASDDTEKNNTLIWFTGDNGPWEQKCQYAGSVGPFTGKWQTNKGGGSAKRTTWEGGHRVPAVAYWPGRIPANASSSALLSGMDIFPTLLSLAGINPPTDRGYDGMDATSVLLRQEHVGHEFLFHPNSGAAGRFGDLQAVRAGKYKAFYITGGAEACGGATGRPQLHDPPLIFDLERDAAEETPLEVHTPEYQTVAQRIARKREELLWDIATDESVSTADYRKEESAAPCCDQRQAVCRCKTLD; this is encoded by the exons ATGTTCAACATTTTAATACA GTTTGGACCCATAATGTCAAACTGCCACGTCCGTCCTCTCCTGGTCTGGATGCTGTTCTGGACTTCAATGCTCCCGACGGTTTCAAATCAAGCGAAAAAGCCGAATTTCATCATCATCCTGGCGGATGACATCGGCTGGGGCGACCTGGACGCCAACCAGCCTGAGAGGAAGTCAAACAACACTCCGAATCTGAACCTAATGGCTGAGCAGGGGCTGAG GTTGACAGACTTTCACTCCCCGGCCTCGACGTGCTCTCCGTCCCGCGCCGCCATCCTGACAGGCCGCTACGGCCTACGAAACGGGGTGACCCACAACTTTGCGGTGGAGTCTGTGGCGGGACTTCCTCTGTCTGAAGTCACCTTCCCCCAGCTGCTCCAGAAGGAAGGTTACTACACCGCCATGATCGGGAAGTGGCACCTGGGACACAACGGTCCACACAGCCCGACCAACAGAG GTTTCGACTACTACCTGGGCATTCCTTACAGTAACGACATGGGATGTACCGATAAACCAGGATATAATCTACCCAAATGTCCTCCTTGTGAATCCGCTGGATCTCAGTCGATcag TCTACATGGAGGCTGTTATTCCAAGCTGGGTCTTCCTCTGATTGAGAACAGCAGTATCGTGGAGCAACCTCTTGACCTGTGGAGCCTCACTGATCAATACGAGTCTGCTGCACTGAAGATTATACACAACACAAG TGCACGAGGACAGCCGTTCCTCCTCTACATGGCTCTGGCTCACATGCACGTCCCCCTGGCTCCTGCAGGAGCCGCCAGCGAAGGAGTCTACGCTGCCAGCCTCAAAGAAATGGACTCTCTGGTCGGGACGATAAAAAGCGCCTCTGATGACACGGAGAAGAACAACACTCTCATTTGGTTCACAG GAGACAACGGACCGTGGGAGCAGAAGTGCCAGTATGCAGGAAGCGTCGGGCCTTTCACAGGAAAATGGCAGACCAACAAAG GTGGCGGTTCTGCGAAGCGGACCACGTGGGAAGGAGGCCACAGGGTTCCCGCGGTGGCGTACTGGCCCGGCAGGATCCCTGCAAACGCCAGCAGCTCGGCCCTGCTGAG TGGCATGGACATCTTCCCGACTCTTCTCTCCTTGGCGGGAATAAACCCCCCAACAGACAGGGGCTACGATGGTATGGACGCCACCAGCGTCCTCTTGCGTCAGGAGCACGTGGGTCACGAG TTTCTCTTTCACCCCAACAGTGGCGCTGCGGGGCGGTTTGGGGACCTGCAGGCGGTTCGAGCTGGGAAATACAAAGCCTTCTACATCACAG GTGGAGCAGAGGCTTGTGGGGGAGCAACGGGACGCCCGCAGCTCCACGATCCGCCGCTGATATTTGATTTGGAGCGAGACGCGGCGGAGGAAACGCCCCTGGAGGTCCACACACCTGAATACCAGACAGTGGCACAGAGAATCGCTCGCAAGAGGGAGGAGCTATTGTGGGACATCGCCACGGACGAGTCTGTGTCCACAGCCGACTACAGAAAGGAGGAATCGGCGGCACCGTGCTGCGATCAAAGGCAGGCCGTTTGCCGGTGCAAAACCCTGGACTGA